Proteins encoded within one genomic window of Pieris brassicae chromosome 12, ilPieBrab1.1, whole genome shotgun sequence:
- the LOC123717335 gene encoding uncharacterized protein LOC123717335 gives MAGKLNIAVAAFCLIYLLVNVESSFIKPNNVPRVGRSNEADGLFDQGMMGYVIKTIPSKNIPRMGRRNFDSTSRYDIPKLYQISDDDTQTYADNGEQEVELYQNK, from the exons ATGGCGGGAAAATTAAACATCGCAGTAGCTGCGTTCTGTTTAATATATCTTTTGGTTAATGTTGAAAGTTCATTTATAAAGCCTAATAATGTGCCAAGAGTTGGTAGAAGTAACGAAGCTGATGGTTTATTCGATCAGGGTATGATGGGATacgttataaaaactattccTAGCAAAAATATACCGCGGATGGGCAGAAGAAATTTTGACTCT aCTAGTCGTTACGATATACCCAAGCTGTACCAGATTTCCGATGACGACACGCAAACTTATGCAG atAATGGTGAGCAGGAGGTTGAACtttatcaaaacaaataa